The following are from one region of the Eulemur rufifrons isolate Redbay chromosome 17, OSU_ERuf_1, whole genome shotgun sequence genome:
- the CMBL gene encoding carboxymethylenebutenolidase homolog, with amino-acid sequence MANEAYPCPCDIGHRLEYGGMGSEVQVEHIKAYVTKSPVAAGKAVIIIQDIFGWQLPNTRYMADMIAGNGYITIVPDFFVGEEPWDPSADRSNFSEWLKTKNAQKIDKEVDAVLRYLKRECHAQKIGVVGFCWGGIAVHHLMMKYSEFRAGVSVYGIVRDSEDIYNLKNPTLFIFAENDAVIPLEQVSLLTQKLKEHCKVAYQIKTFSGQTHGFVHRKREDCSPADKPYIDEARRNLLEWLSKYI; translated from the exons ATGGCTAACGAAGCTTACCCCTGTCCGTGCGACATCGGCCATAGACTAGAATATGGAGGGATGGGGAGTGAAGTTCAAGTCGAGCACATCAAGGCTTATGTCACCAAGTCCCCTGTTGCTGCAGGCAAAGCTGTGATTATCATTCAGGATATATTCGGCTGGCAGTTGCCCAATACCAGGTATATGGCTGACATGATCGCAGGAAATGGATACAT AACCATCGTTCCAGACTTCTTTGTAGGGGAGGAGCCGTGGGACCCCTCTGCCGACCGGTCCAACTTTTCCGAGTGGTTGAAAACGAAGAACGCCCAGAAGATTGATAA aGAGGTCGATGCTGTCTTGAGGTACCTGAAACGAGAGTGTCATGCCCAGAAAATTGGCGTCGTGGGATTCTGCTGGGGTGGAATTGCCGTCCACCACTTGATGATGAAGTACTCGGAGTTCAGGGCGGGGGTCTCCGTCTATG GCATCGTCAGGGATTCTGAAGACATTTACAATTTAAAGAACCCCACACTGTTCATTTTTGCTGAAAATGATGCTGTGATTCCACTGGAGCAA GTCTCTTTGCTGACCCAGAAGTTGAAGGAACACTGCAAAGTTGCAtatcaaattaaaacattttctgggCAAACTCACGGCTTCGTGCATCGGAAGAGAGAAGACTGTTCACCTGCAGACAAGCCCTACATTGACGAGGCGAGAAGGAATTTACTCGAGTGGCTGAGCAAGTACATTTAG